Proteins from one Juglans microcarpa x Juglans regia isolate MS1-56 chromosome 1S, Jm3101_v1.0, whole genome shotgun sequence genomic window:
- the LOC121246750 gene encoding chromatin structure-remodeling complex protein SYD isoform X4 produces MAASHNVEMEAAKFLQKLIQESKDEPAKLATKLYVILQHMKSSGKEHSMPYQVISRAMETVIDQHGLDIEALKLSRLPLTSGNQMGDSTSAQFAGSSQPGGVAKDSKVGLAENEMSKVDPFTSNRPPVGPSSAGHDYYQGSVAHRNSQSFDHESPCSLDSRSANSKSQERQQRDGKKVTTKRKRGDTSLQVEQNIDNKLDTRNAVVNPRKGKMNKVEPPASLSVKGGENTNFNVVPSSGQMEHFASLSGNMRPTLRAKQEGQHMIEKQMESANISNSMRFSSNVAPGNMTAEIPTQQSTAPSLGTSAFGKVQGGMPVASSSYPAVDPGFSSPMQFSGSLGPGVGSSNISVDANKSGRQNSVSEMSMLRGGATRDTGKAPLPHAPMASGMPFREQQLKQLRAQCLVFLAFRNGLLPKKLHLEIALGNFFPKEGGNTDGPCKELIDHKGKAQSLNEPSSNPDVMMPFVRLNTARETDIIPPVASSTGRLMEADSFPKEEEKKHVIVARKPEAVTHSQEIAASQAYLSMGSQHPDSFDMRGAFAVSNPVEDVEIGHQQVGRANLAASTMGINKHMNPEISSWTGIGIHNEVSRGPLLAPSPQYESMPERKDGVDNDHQTAIQMKDANVMSKKQDEEDQSVFADMSPSPKYTMSEKWIMDQQKKKLLVEQSWALKQQKAKQRIATCFHKLKENVSSSEDISAKTKSVIELKKLQLLDLQRRLRRDFLNDFFKPITTEMDRLKSCKKHKHGRRIKQIEKFEQKMKEERQKRIRERQKEFFSEIEVHKERLDDVFKIRRERWKGFNKYAKEFHKRKERIHREKIDRIQREKINLLKINDVEGYLRMVQDAKSDRVKQLLKETEKYLQKLGSKLQEAKSVAGRFEHDMDEIGTASVVEKSESIFENEDESDQAKHYMESNEKYYLMAHSIKENIAEQPSSLLGGKLREYQMNGLRWLVSLYNNHLNGILADEMGLGKTVQVISLICYLMETKNDRGPFLVVVPSSVLPGWESEINFWAPGVLKIVYAGPPEERRRLFKEKIFHRKFNVLLTTYEYLMNKHDRPKLSKIDWHYIIIDEGHRIKNASCKLNAELKHYQSSHRLLLTGTPLQNNLEELWALLNFLLPNIFNSSEDFSQWFNKPFQSNGDNSPDEALLSEEENLLIINRLHQVLRPFVLRRLKHKVENQLPEKVERLIRCEASAYQKLLMKRVEENLGSIGASKARTVHNSVMELRNICNHPYLSQLHAEEVDNLIPQHYLPPIIRLCGKLEMLDRLLPKLKATDHRVLFFSTMTRLLDVMEEYLNLKQYRYLRLDGHTSGGDRGALIDLFNRQDSPFFIFLLSIRAGGVGVNLQAADTVIIFDTDWNPQVDLQAQARAHRIGQKREVLVLRFETVQTVEEQVRAAAEHKLGVANQSITAGFFDNNTSAEDRREYLESLLRECKKEEAAPVLDDDALNDIIARSESEIDVFESVDKQRREQEMATWKKLVCGQGMDASDPLPLPPARLVTDDDLKEFCEAMKIFEVPQAGVVSNVGVKRKSGYLGGLDTQHYGRGKRAREVRSYEEQWTEEEFEKICKVDSPESPKPNEEGMQTKFAIDSSRSVGAVISFEPHAPTPLPPPPPSGEPPILQQSKEVTLPSKRGRGRPKRATLDKSPVAMVPLAPPGPVEMTNTISGSDLLPGSTIGEGTSGTMHHIGVGITPSSQPATVLPPVTPGSEPTVASPSVSIQVKGQGRKTQSGVETPRRRGKKPGLVTPAVPDGLVGPDPRLNEQSQIQALNPSGSQAIAMSGNISDHTSDSLPGSAALTCSAGTDQHSDVGIALNSQAIPPLPSASLVSQSTPPCPSVPMQIRAQSQKTPSGVGVPRRRGRKPAMVSPAVSGVLAGQDSKPNAHSQDKSGYSELIKKENNAHETTTVVQEQTCHPPDGVSGQDKKLIEQLDNFAQAKQITGSSTMQENAARLPGNASGKTQNTGVCEKQPVPVEVLSENVLSKPKLSELWNSPGGVVPSVTLSSNTVVETIKSYSSEDKSHPVVSASNAAAPVFGLPADSFSSSPSMEGLSMTVPNVAAKIAPNPESTASYAYVAPASQSIPPCPSEPMQNKRQGRKTPARVEATRRRGKKHSLAAPAVPDGSLSQDQKSSLQSQNRSGDSMGTKAISLRGKQGTDVQEPSVVIQAPACEVHSPGGLTVHDPKRKERSANATPNKQPTSSSAKLDSGSGTSDKTSALGRIQTANVNDVARVMKEVFSGTCSPKTRIVESFGSEGRDPPKLAVSSKTSVEVTKIERSEDKACSALPTMEKTPPAFVEEQLATKGEGKVDEDKASVVSESLVPMTNGDQPQNNYASVSIGEVEDSGQLSNENSTSPNKTESICAAPLNAGQKNVDACPRTPQDSDLPGFSTGASSDQVYSSSICPVEVEPPVAFDNDSTEKPGSSDDINCPEGLGVLGKSDDVGDHLRGTSPILETPDNSGLVVAADVVETEIDSGNKTESAVEESSPCDVRSIEYTTSPITADDIGDHSSVVEHPGVTKGNSENNVDPSPKESPKSSPLDIKSLQGSTQLPLSREYSDVNNFNVSVSDKFNLPSVEAKATECSGGAIVEGLELPQKDINAGDVQEPVGTASGYGTPKSDQTPSDKGQTGVPCGVGEEGEVRLETVHSVVASANANDAPLLPEIQSSGADCAGICNMEVDLTEGLSEQDPISTLALPEDSECPEAEMSDATDASQVCEIFPERNISGNSDLPSSFLVTEGKEVDTYMSPLGSSFAVEDSKRSKPTMDDQMNVPLVCGTAPVSILEDMDLPQCSSATEGKNTESSSEKGPVGSIMAMEESIVSKPERDDQTDAFLDHEPVAGNVLESVDLPICPSAAESENVDGLSEMGPVGSSETVNVSKELEAEEAQQIDVSEHSGLLLASISEHVILPSVPLEEEDKKISFDKDPVTSSVPLEESDGSEAEMGDQMEASQACLIVPENTVSENMDLPSSSLRTEKEETEGLTEKGPVSSLEESFCPEAEMCGRDGASQVCGTLPQENISENIDLPSSTMVEEKKVEDSNMRSVGRSAALEEKKVEDSNMCSVGSSAALEESKGYKAEMDDQIMVSQDCGIVPGKASENMDLPHSPSATEVGNIEGLSEKGPVGSLVAGEESNDRMNVSQVPGIVHGENISEDNNLASFSKVTEEEKVEDSSDMAPVASSVAQEETNRSEAQVCEIVQGENMSEDIHLPSSSMVRERENIENSETAPFSRSVGVEESKLSEAVVCGLVPENVSRNLDLPQSISAAEGENTEDLSEKGPIGSLVATGEKNDSKLDMVDEMDASPVDETVPENVSKNLGLPQSIAAAEGEDNEGLSEKGPIGSLVATEETNDSKPDAVDEMDASPVDETVPENVSKNLGLSQSIAAAEGEDNEGLSEKGPIGSLVATEETSDSKPDAVDEMDASPVDKTVSGNVLKNLGLSQSIAAAEGENNEGLSEKGPIGSLVATEETNDSKPDAVDEMDASPVHKTVPDNVSANMDLPVCSSAAESEKVENSSEKAPADSLELVLNSSEKAPADSLEEVDLNSSEKAPADSSEEVDKSKFSKADGV; encoded by the exons ATGGCAGCTTCACATAATGTCGAGATGGAGGCTGCCAAGTTTCTTCAGAAACTTATTCAAGAATCTAAAGATGAACCTGCAAAATTGGCTACAAAACTTTATGTG ATATTGCAACATATGAAATCTAGTGGCAAGGAACATTCAATGCCATATCAAGTAATATCAAG ggccATGGAGACTGTTATTGATCAACATGGCCTTGACATTGAAGCTTTGAAGCTATCACGCCTTCCTTTGACCAGTGGTAATCAAATGGGTGATTCAACATCTGCTCAGTTTGCTG GGTCATCACAACCAGGCGGGGTTGCAAAAGATTCAAAAGTGGGCTTGGCCGAAAATGAGATGTCTAAAGTTGACCCATTTACTTCAAACAGGCCACCTGTTGGCCCAAGCAGTGCAGGACATGATTATTATCAAGGATCTGTGGCTCATCGGAATAGTCAGTCTTTTGATCATGAAAGCCCATGTAGTTTGGATTCTAGGTCTGCCAACTCAAAATCACAAGAAAGGCAGCAGAGAGATGGTAAAAAAGTCACCACAAAGAGGAAGAGGGGAGATACATCATTACAAGTGGAACAGAATATTGATAACAAACTTGATACTCGAAATGCTGTTGTCAATCCAAGGAAGGGGAAGATGAACAAGGTTGAACCACCTGCGAGTCTTTCAGTTAAAGGGGGTGAGAATACCAACTTTAATGTGGTTCCAAGTAGTGGCCAAATGGAACATTTTGCATCTTTGTCTGGTAACATGAGACCAACGCTTAGAGCCAAGCAAGAGGGCCAGCATATGATAGAAAAGCAGATGGAGTCGGCAAATATAAGCAATTCAATGCGGTTTTCTTCTAATGTTGCTCCTGGTAATATGACAGCAGAGATTCCGACACAGCAGTCAACAGCTCCGTCTCTTGGAACAA GTGCTTTTGGAAAGGTTCAGGGAGGGATGCCTGTTGCCTCTAGCTCTTATCCGGCAGTAGACCCAGGATTCTCAAGTCCAATGCAATTCAGTGGTTCTTTGGGGCCTGGAGTAGGAAGTTCTAACATATCAGTCGATGCGAACAAG AGTGGCAGGCAAAACAGTGTTTCTGAAATGAGTATGCTTAGGGGTGGGGCTACTAGAGATACAGGGAAAGCTCCACTTCCCCATGCTCCCATGGCCTCTGGCATGCCTTTCAGAGAACAACAGTTGAAACAGCTTAGAGCCCAGTGCCTTGTCTTTTTAGCATTCAG AAATGGTTTGTTGCCAAAGAAGCTGCATCTTGAAATTGCACTTGGAAATTTCTTCCCTAAAGAAG GTGGCAATACAGATGGACCTTGCAAGGAGCTGATTGACCATAAAGGGAAAGCTCAGTCTTTGAATGAGCCAAGTAGCAATCCTGATGTTATGATGCCGTTTGTAAGGCTCAACACAGCAAGGGAAACTGATATAATCCCTCCAGTTGCCTCATCTACTGGAAGACTCATGGAGGCTGACTCCTTCCCAAAAGAAG AGGAAAAGAAACATGTTATAGTTGCGAGAAAACCTGAGGCTGTAACACATAGTCAGGAAATAGCAGCTTCACAGGCATATCTAAGCATGGGATCACAGCACCCAGATTCTTTCGATATGAGGGGGGCATTTGCTGTTAGTAATCCTGTGGAAGATGTTGAGATTGGCCATCAGCAAGTTGGAAGAGCTAACCTAGCTGCTTCTACAATGGGCATCAATAAGCATATGAACCCAGAGATAAGTAGCTGGACTGGAATTGGCATTCATAATGAAGTTTCTAGAGGTCCCTTACTGGCCCCTTCTCCTCAGTATGAATCCATGCCAGAAAGAAAAGATG GAGTTGACAACGATCATCAAACTGCAATTCAAATGAAGGATGCCAATGTGATGTCAAAAA AACAAGATGAGGAAGATCAGTCAGTATTTGCTGATATGTCACCTTCTCCGAAGTACACCATGTCAGAAAAATGGATTATGGATCAGCAGAAAAAGAAACTCCTAGTTGAGCAAAGTTGGGCACTGAAACAGCAAAAGGCAAAGCAAAGAATTGCCActtgttttcacaaattaaag GAAAACGTGAGCTCATCTGAAGATATATCTGCAAAAACCAAAAGTGTCATAGAACTGAAAAAACTGCAACTGCTGGATCTTCAACGCCGTCTCAGGAG GGATTTTCTGAATGATTTCTTCAAACCAATTACAACTGAAATGGATCGCTTGAAATCGTGTAAGAAACATAAACATGGTAGGAGgataaaacaaattgaaaagtttGAGCAGAAAATGAAGGAAGAGCGACAAAAGAGAATTCGTGAGAGGCAAAAGGAGTTCTTCAGTGAGATTGAAGTTCACAA GGAAAGACTCGATGATGTATTCAAAATTAGGAGAGAACGTTGGAAAGGTTTTAATAAGTATGCGAAGGAGTTCCATAAAAGAAAGGAACGCATTCATCGGGAAAAGATTGATAGAATCCAGCGTGAAAAGATTAACTTATTGAAGATCAATGATGTGGAGGGTTATCTGCGAATGGTGCAG GATGCCAAATCAGATCGTGTTAAGCAACTTCTCAAGGAGACGGAGAAGTATCTTCAAAAGCTTGGATCCAAGCTGCAGGAGGCTAAGTCTGTGGCAGGACGCTTTGAGCATGATATGGATGAGATAGGAACTGCAAGTGTTGTTGAGAAGAGtgaaagtatttttgaaaatgaagacGAAAGTGATCAAGCAAAG CATTATATGGAAAGCAATGAGAAGTACTATTTGATGGCTCATAG TATAAAAGAGAACATTGCCGAGCAGCCATCTTCCCTTCTGGGAGGAAAACTGAGGGA GTATCAAATGAATGGACTAAGGTGGTTGGTTTCACTTTACAACAACCATTTGAATGGAATTCTTGCTGATGAAATGGGCCTCGGTAAAACTGTTCAG GTTATTTCTCTAATATGTTACCTCATGGAAACCAAAAATGATAGAGGGCCTTTTCTTGTGGTGGTTCCTTCTTCAGTTCTACCTGGATGGGAGTCAGAAATCAACTTCTGGGCCCCTGGTGTACTCAAAATCGTCTATGCTGGGCCTCCTGAGGAGCGGCGTAGACTATTTAA GGAAAAAATTTTTCATCGGAAATTCAATGTCCTTTTGACAACATATGAGTATCTGATGAATAAGCATGATAGACCAAAACTAAGTAAAATAGATTGgcattatattataattgatgaGGGTCACCGCATAAAGAATGCTTCTTGTAAATTGAATGCTGAATTGAAGCACTATCAGAGCTCTCACCGATTGCTGTTAACTGGAACTCCACTACAG AACAATCTTGAGGAATTGTGGGCACTACTTAATTTCTTGTTGcctaatatttttaattcttcgGAGGACTTTTCTCAATGGTTCAACAAACCGTTTCAGAGTAATGGTGATAATTCGCCTGATGAA GCCTTACTGTCTGAGGAGGAGAATCTTTTGATCATAAACCGACTTCACCAAGTACTTCGGCCATTTGTACTTCGGAGGCTGAAACACAAG GTTGAAAATCAGCTGCCTGAAAAGGTTGAGAGACTTATAAGATGTGAGGCCTCTGCATATCAGAAGCTTTTGATGAAGAGAGTCGAAGAAAATCTTGGTTCTATTGGAGCTTCAAAG GCTCGAACTGTCCACAACTCTGTTATGGAGCTCCGCAATATATGCAATCATCCATATCTCAGTCAGCTTCATGCAGAGGAG GTTGATAATTTAATACCTCAGCATTATCTGCCACCGATTATTAGACTGTGTGGGAAGCTTGAGATGCTTGATCGGTTACTACCCAAACTTAAAGCAACAGATCATCGG gttcttttcttttccacaaTGACTAGGCTGCTTGATGTCATGGAGGAATATCTTAATTTGAAACAATATCGGTACCTTCGATTGGATGGGCATACATCTGGGGGTGATCGCGGTGCCCTTATAGATCTGTTCAACCGACAGGATTcgcccttttttatttttctgctcaG TATTCGAGCTGGTGGTGTTGGAGTGAATCTTCAAGCTGCTGATACTGTGATTATATTCGACACCGACTGGAATCCACAG GTTGATCTGCAAGCGCAGGCAAGGGCTCATAGAATTGGCCAGAAGAGAGAGGTGCTTGTTCTTCGATTTGAAACT gTCCAAACCGTTGAAGAACAAGTAAGAGCTGCAGCTGAGCACAAACTGGGAGTTGCGAATCAAAGCATTACTGCTGGTTTCTTTGACAATAATACAAG TGCTGAAGATCGGAGAGAGTACTTGGAGTCCCTCCTGCGGGAGTGTAAGAAAGAGGAAGCTGCACCTGTACTAGATGATGATGCCCTAAATGATATCATAGCCCGCAG TGAATCAGAGATTGATGTATTTGAATCAGTTGACAAACAAAGGCGGGAGCAAGAGAtg GCGACATGGAAGAAATTGGTATGTGGACAGGGGATGGATGCTTCTGATCCTTTACCTCTCCCACCTGCTCGCCTTGTTACAGATGACGACTTGAAAGAATTTTGTGAAGCAATGAAGATATTTGAAGTGCCACAGGCTGGGGTAGTATCTAACGTCGGGGTAAAGCGGAAGAGTGGTTATCTTGGAGGCCTTGATACTCAACATTATGGACGGGGCAAACGGGCTAGAGAG GTGCGTTCTTATGAAGAGCAATGGACTGAAGAGGAATTTGAGAAGATTTGTAAGGTCGACTCCCCTGAATCTCCCAAACCAAACGAAGAAGGGATGCAGACAAAGTTTGCAATAGATTCTAGTAGGTCTGTGGGGGCTGTTATTAGCTTTGAACCTCATGCTCCAACCCCACTGCCCCCCCCACCACCATCTGGGGAGCCTCCCATTTTGCAGCAGAGCAAAGAGGTAACACTGCCTTCAAAACGGGGCCGAGGAAGGCCGAAAAGAGCAACATTGGATAAGTCGCCAGTTGCCATGGTTCCTTTAGCACCTCCTGGGCCTGTCGAAATGACGAATACAATATCTGGTTCTGATTTGTTACCTGGTTCTACTATAGGGGAGGGTACAAGTGGAACCATGCATCATATTGGTGTAGGGATTACACCTAGCTCTCAGCCTGCCACTGTTTTACCTCCTGTTACTCCTGGCTCTGAACCAACTGTTGCTTCCCCTTCTGTATCCATTCAAGTAAAAGGACAAGGTCGGAAAACTCAAAGTGGAGTCGAAACCCCCCGGCGTAGGGGAAAGAAACCAGGGCTGGTAACACCTGCTGTGCCTGATGGTTTAGTTGGTCCTGATCCAAGACTAAATGAGCAATCACAAATTCAAGCCCTAAATCCATCTGGGAGTCAAGCCATTGCCATGAGTGGAAATATATCTGACCATACTTCAGATTCTTTGCCTGGTTCTGCTGCCTTAACATGTTCCGCTGGAACTGATCAGCATTCTGATGTGGGGATTGCTTTGAATTCTCAGGCAATCCCCCCTTTGCCTTCTGCTTCTTTGGTTTCTCAATCCACCCCACCTTGTCCTTCTGTACCCATGCAAATTAGAGCTCAAAGCCAAAAGACGCCAAGTGGAGTAGGAGTGCCTCGGCGTAGGGGGAGGAAACCGGCAATGGTTTCACCTGCAGTTTCAGGTGTGTTGGCTGGCCAGGATTCAAAACCAAATGCACATTCACAGGATAAATCTGGTTATTCAGAGCTTATTAAGAAAGAGAATAATGCTCATGAAACGACAACTGTTGTCCAGgagcaaacatgtcatccaccTGATGGTGTTTCTGGTCaggataaaaaattaattgaacaGCTGGATAATTTTGCCCAAGCCAAGCAGATAACAGGTTCATCAACAATGCAAGAAAATGCTGCCAGATTGCCAG GGAATGCCTCAGGGAAAACTCAAAATACTGGTGTGTGTGAGAAGCAACCCGTGCCAGTTGAGGTTTTGTCTGAAAATGTTTTGTCAAAACCGAAACTTAGTGAGCTTTGGAATAGCCCAGGTGGGGTTGTTCCAAGTGTAACTCTATCAAGTAATACTGTTGTTGAGACGATAAAAAGCTATAGTTCAGAGGATAAAAGCCATCCGGTGGTGTCAGCTTCGAATGCTGCAGCTCCAGTTTTTGGTCTTCCAGCTGATTCCTTCTCTAGCTCTCCTTCCATGGAAGGCCTCAGTATGACAGTGCCTAATGTTGCTGCCAAGATTGCTCCTAATCCTGAGTCAACTGCTTCTTATGCTTATGTTGCCCCAGCCTCTCAATCTATCCCTCCTTGCCCTTCTGAACCTATGCAAAACAAAAGGCAAGGTCGTAAGACTCCAGCCAGAGTAGAGGCAACCCGGCGTAGAGGAAAGAAACATTCTCTAGCAGCACCTGCTGTTCCTGATGGTTCGCTTAGTCAGGATCAAAAATCAAGTCTGCAATCACAGAATAGATCTGGGGATTCGATGGGGACTAAAGCCATTTCCCTGAGAGGTAAGCAGGGAACTGATGTGCAGGAACCAAGCGTTGTTATTCAAGCTCCAGCATGTGAAGTCCATTCACCTGGAGGTTTAACTGTTCATgatccaaaaagaaaagagcgATCAGCCAATGCTACCCCAAATAAGCAGCCAACCAGCTCATCAGCAAAGCTTGACAGTGGTTCTGGGACTTCAGATAAGACGTCTGCTTTAGGTCGAATTCAGACTGCTAATGTGAATGATGTTGCTCGTGTGATGAAGGAGGTTTTTTCAGGAACTTGCTCTCCAAAAACTCGAATTGTTGAGTCATTTGGAAGTGAAGGGAGGGATCCCCCAAAATTAGCTGTATCAAGTAAAACCTCAGTGGAGGTAACCAAAATTGAGAGGTCGGAGGATAAAGCATGTTCAGCTTTGCCAACCATGGAAAAAACACCTCCAGCTTTTGTTGAAGAGCAATTGGCGACTAAAGGTGAGGGGAAAGTCGACGAAGACAAGGCTTCTGTTGTGAGTGAGAGCCTTGTTCCCATGACCAATGGAGACCAACCTCAGAACAATTATGCTTCTGTCTCCATTGGTGAGGTGGAAGATTCAGGACAGCTTTCTAATGAAAACTCAACTTCGCCAAATAAAACAGAGAGCATTTGTGCGGCTCCTCTCAATGCTGGCCAAAAGAATGTTGATGCTTGCCCGAGAACACCTCAGGATAGTGATCTTCCTGGATTTAGCACTGGGGCCTCTAGCGATCAGGTGTATTCATCTTCGATATGTCCAGTAGAGGTGGAGCCTCCTGTTGCATTTGATAATGATTCTACTGAAAAACCAGGGTCTTCTGATGATATTAACTGCCCCGAAGGTCTTGGAGTTTTAGGAAAATCTGATGATGTTGGTGATCATCTTAGAGGCACCTCACCTATTTTGGAAACTCCAGATAACTCCGGCTTAGTAGTGGCTGCTGATGTGGTTGAGACTGAGATTGATTCTGGGAACAAAACTGAGAGTGCTGTTGAAGAATCTTCTCCTTGTGATGTCAGAAGCATTGAGTATACCACGAGTCCCATAACAGCTGATGATATTGGTGATCATTCCAGTGTGGTGGAGCATCCTGGTGTAACCAAGGGTAATTCTGAAAACAATGTAGACCCTTCTCCAAAAGAGTCTCCCAAATCTTCTCCTCTAGACATTAAAAGTCTTCAAGGTTCCACACAACTTCCTTTAAGTCGAGAATATTCCGACGTTAATAATTTTAATGTGAGTGTTTCTGATAAGTTCAACTTGCCTTCTGTTGAAGCTAAAGCTACCGAATGCTCTGGTGGAGCTATTGTAGAGGGCTTGGAACTTCCCCAAAAAGATATTAATGCTGGAGATGTTCAGGAACCAGTTGGCACTGCATCAGGTTATGGTACTCCAAAATCAGATCAGACTCCCTCTGACAAGGGTCAAACAGGTGTTCCATGTGGTGTTGGTGAAGAAGGGGAAGTTAGGTTGGAGACTGTGCACTCAGTGGTTGCATCTGCTAATGCTAATGATGCTCCGTTGCTGCCAGAAATTCAAAGTTCTGGGGCTGACTGTGCTGGGATTTGCAATATGGAAGTGGACCTAACTGAGGGTTTGTCTGAGCAGGATCCAATTAGCACCTTAGCACTACCGGAGGATTCGGAATGTCCTGAAGCTGAGATGAGTGATGCAACTGACGCATCTCAG GTTTGTGAGATTTTTCCAGAAAGAAACATATCAGGAAACAGTGATCTGCCTTCATCATTCTTGGTGACCGAGGGAAAGGAGGTTGACACCTATATGAGTCCACTTGGCAGCTCATTTGCTGTGGAGGATTCGAAACGATCCAAACCTACAATGGATGATCAAATGAATGTTCCTCTGGTTTGTGGGACTGCACCGGTGAGCATTTTAGAAGACATGGATCTGCCTCAATGTTCCTCAGCTACAGAGGGTAAAAATACTGAGAGCTCATCTGAGAAGGGTCCAGTTGGTAGCATAATGGCAATGGAAGAATCAATTGTTTCTAAACCTGAAAGGGATGATCAAACAGATGCTTTTTTGGATCATGAACCTGTGGCAGGTAACGTTTTAGAAAGTGTGGATCTGCCTATATGTCCATCAGCAGCCGAGAGTGAAAATGTTGATGGTTTATCAGAGATGGGTCCTGTTGGCAGCTCAGAAACAGTGAATGTATCAAAAGAGTTGGAAGCTGAAGAGGCTCAACAAATAGATGTTTCTGAGCACAGTGGGCTTCTACTTGCAAGTATATCAGAACATGTGATTCTGCCTTCTGTTCCCTTGGAGGAAGAGGACAAAAAGATCAGCTTTGACAAGGATCCAGTTACTAGCTCGGTTCCACTGGAGGAAAGTGATGGTTCTGAAGCTGAAATGGGTGATCAAATGGAGGCATCACAGGCTTGTCTGATTGTTCCAGAAAATACTGTGTCAGAAAACATGGATTTGCCTTCATCTTCTTTAAGAACAGAGAAAGAGGAAACTGAGGGTTTGACTGAGAAGGGTCCAGTTAGCAGCCTGGAAGAATCATTTTGTCCTGAAGCTGAGATGTGTGGTAGAGATGGTGCATCTCAG GTTTGTGGGACTTTGCCACAAGAAAATATATCAGAAAACATTGATCTGCCTTCATCAACCATGGTGGAGGAGAAAAAGGTTGAGGACTCCAATATGCGTTCAGTTGGTAGATCAGCAGCCCTGGAGGAGAAAAAGGTTGAGGACTCCAATATGTGTTCAGTTGGTAGTTCAGCAGCCCTGGAGGAATCAAAAGGATACAAAGCCGAAATGGATGATCAAATTATGGTTTCTCAGGATTGTGGCATTGTGCCAGGAAAAGCTTCAGAAAACATGGATCTGCCTCATAGTCCCTCTGCAACAGAAGTTGGAAATATTGAGGGCTTATCTGAGAAGGGTCCAGTTGGCAGCTTAGTAGCAGGGGAGGAATCAAATGACCGGATGAATGTATCCCAGGTTCCTGGGATTGTGCatggagaaaatatttctgAAGACAATAATCTGGCTTCATTTTCCAAAGTGACTGAGGAAGAAAAGGTTGAGGACTCCTCTGATATGGCTCCAGTTGCCAGCTCAGTGGCACAGGAGGAAACAAACAGATCTGAAGCTCAGGTTTGTGAGATTGTGCAAGGGGAAAATATGTCAGAAGACATTCATCTGCCTTCGTCTTCCATGGTGcgtgagagagaaaatattgagaaCTCAGAAACAGCTCCATTTTCCCGCTCAGTGGGAGTGGAGGAATCAAAATTGTCTGAGGCTGTGGTCTGTGGGCTTGTGCCAGAAAATGTTTCAAGAAATTTGGATCTGCCTCAAAGTATCTCAGCAGCAGAGGGTGAAAATACTGAGGACTTATCTGAGAAGGGTCCAATTGGCAGCTTAGTAGCAACTGGGGAAAAAAATGATTCTAAACTTGACATGGTTGATGAAATGGATGCTTCACCGGTTGATGAAACTGTGCCAgaaaatgtttcaaaaaatttGGGTCTGCCTCAAAGTATCGCAGCAGCAGAGGGTGAAGATAACGAGGGCTTGTCTGAGAAGGGTCCAATTGGCAGCTTGGTAGCAACTGAGGAAACAAATGATTCTAAACCTGACGCAGTCGATGAAATGGATGCTTCCCCGGTTGATGAAACTGTGCCAgaaaatgtttcaaaaaatttGGGTCTGTCTCAAAGTATCGCAGCAGCAGAGGGTGAAGATAACGAGGGCTTGTCTGAGAAGGGTCCAATTGGCAGCTTGGTAGCAACTGAGGAAACAAGTGATTCTAAACCTGACGCGGTCGATGAAATGGATGCTTCGCCGGTTGATAAAACTGTGTCaggaaatgttttaaaaaatttgggtCTGTCTCAAAGTATCGCAGCAGCAGAGGGTGAAAATAACGAGGGCTTGTCTGAGAAGGGTCCAATTGGCAGCTTGGTAGCAACTGAGGAAACAAATGATTCTAAACCTGATGCAGTTGATGAAATGGATGCTTCACCGGTTCATAAAACTGTGCCAGACAATGTTTCAGCGAACATGGATTTGCCTGTGTGTTCATCAGCTGCAGAAAGTGAAAAAGTTGAGAACTCATCCGAAAAGGCTCCGGCCGATAGCTTAGAACTGGTTCTCAACTCATCCGAGAAG GCTCCGGCCGATAGCTTAGAAGAAGTGGATCTCAACTCATCCGAGAAGGCTCCGGCCGATAGCTCAGAAGAAGTGGATAAGTCAAAATTTTCCAAAGCTGATGGGGTATAA